The sequence below is a genomic window from Lolium perenne isolate Kyuss_39 chromosome 4, Kyuss_2.0, whole genome shotgun sequence.
GGTGCCGTGGAACGAGATGTCTCTGTTCTTCCATGGAGATGGAGAAACAGAATCAGTCGCGGAACCTCACCGTTTTTCCGGACTGAAACTGAAGACTGAAGAAATCCTGGGAATATATACGAGGAGAGACAAGCAAGCCAACATATGCCGCGTACCAGACACCGATACAAAGCAAAATTTAGTTCGAATGAATGGCTGGTTTGCCCGTCACAAGCAAAGTTCTTCTGAATTTTCCTACATCTCTGCATGTTTGACTACTCACAAAGACCTGATTGGTACAAAGGATTGCAAGGTACTCCCTCCTCTCCAAATTAGGATGCCAACATTTTTCAGTCAAAGTTAAACTTTTTAAAGCTTGAGCAACTAtgtacaaaaaaaaaatcaacatcTAAAATTTTAAATGCACATAATatgaaatatatttcatgatggttTTAAAAATATCAATTTGAGATTATAAATGTTGATACTTTTTTTATATAGTTGGTCAAACTTGACATTATCCAAATATTATAGACATACtacgagctttttgtttgaccaaaaatttcaaggaataaggcgccctcgttttacgagctttttgtttgaccaaaaattacttcaaatagataaagattgtttgtatgaaattaatatcattaaaaagtgtttttcaatacgaatccaacgatactaattacatataatataatcaagattttgttgctcaatttttatggtcaaagttcgtcttgaaatGCGTGTGCGCCttgttccttgaaacggaggtactaTTATTTTAGGATAGAGGTGGTAAGTGTATCACCAGTATCACAAGCAGGTGATGGCGCAGTTGGCTACCCCATTGAAAGAGCATGACTAGTCATTTTGATTATCTCAAAGCACTCATGAGCTCTTTactattttgttttctttttatctcTAATACTATTCGCTCCATTTCAGATTAAGTGACTGCAGGTTTTTCTCAAAATGTGCAGATAAACACACTAAAACGTGTCTAGATATCTAGACAAATGTGACCTAACGTATGTCAGATAATCTTATCTATGCATATTTTACATCCTCTTTTCTACCTTGGATCAAGTCTTAAAAGAAAATTTTACATTCTCAGACTAATAATAATGAGTTTATAAAATGTGATAGCCTGATGCACGCAGTTCTTTTTCAGCTATCAGACTAATAATAATGAGTTTATAAAATGTGATGGCATGAGGCACGCAGATGGATGCTGCACGTCAAGTCAGCTCAAGTGAACAAGTACACTTTTGATTTCCAGGTGTAGTTCATACATAGTGTATGCATGCATCTCCAGAATCTGGAGAAAGAAATCAAGCTGAAAGTTTTGAGAAAATAATAGACGCGAGAATCAAACACTTAAAATTTGTGGTAATTCTCGTCTTCGATGAGATATACTAAGCTAAGATATCAATTTTAGGGTGAATGACCTACTAGGCATCATCGTCAAGGAAAAAAGCACGACACTGTATTATTGCAGTCTGCATGCAAAGGTTGTAGCCTAGGGGGAGATAGAGGACAAGGCCAACAAAAGTGACAGACGATGACAATGACCCCTTCCTTCATTTAGAccgggccaccgccgccgccgccaccacctttGCTCCACTTGTCATGCCAGTCGGAGAATCCGGTGATCAAGGCTTCTTGCATCCACTGATACCGACATTGTGATGTGGCTTCTGGGAGTGTCAACCAGGTCCTCCGGCGGGTGCTCTGCTCAGGCCATGAGGTCAACTCTTCCTTCACATGAAGCGCAAACACTGCCGCTCTACACATACCCTCGGGGCAGCATGCATCCTGATGAGTCTTGCTCTTGAAATCATAGAAACCTAGAAATTGCTGATGCACAGAAAGCACAGCAATATATAAGCTCAAGTACAATAGGCAAGAAGGCATGCTGATCACTGAACTGAGTGAGAAGAGTACGCTTTCAGTTTCATGTCTAGAATAACACAGCACAGAAACAAGAAACCGGTTTAATATTATCTGCAACAGGGCCAAATGTGCTACAAGAAAATATTTGAGATCCTTCGCAAAAGATTTTACCCATTCTGATTTCATGGTTCTTTCACCATGAAAGCATTACAGTACTAGCTAGAGGCCCTAGAACCATTGTTAACTACAACCTTCAGATTCTTGAAGGCCACTGACCAAAGGAGCTCCACGGTGGGGCGACTGAAGCACAGACCATCCAGTATGCTAATGAAGAATGTTGTTTGCATTTCTACATAAACTAGTTGATAAATATAAACGTACACAACACAGGGCACACTAGCTAGTATATTTCTTTACCGAGACACAATTTTTTGTCAGTTGTAATGTGTTTGCAAACACATCATGTATGCAGCAGCATGCTTGGTCAGTTCAGTAACGCAACCCACGAAAAATCTACCAATTCATGGAACTAGATGGGTTTCAAAGGGGGCAAACATATAAATTGTTCCACTGTTGGTAAGATAGCTTTCATGACATGAAGCAGTTAGACACCTAGCGTTAATATCACTATTGAATGTCACTAAGCACAATTAGGCGTGAATTCAAAAACTTCTGGGTAGGCAGGCTCCAAAAAGTGGGCTGATCCACGTAGTACAACCAAACTAAAAAGTAAAAACTTCTATGTGTGTTAAACATAATACCGAAACAGATCAATCTCATACAGTGAATATCGACTCAGCAACAAGCCAAAGATATAAAGAATGTCAGGATTAAGTTAAGTGAAGAGGAAAACAGAGGTAAATATACCTCAATTTGTACATACATGAAATATCTAAATATATGTAAGCAAACAAAAATGAAATCTGCCATAAAAGTATCATATTTCACAGGTATCTTACCACTATGTCTCCGCGAACTCCAGCTTCCTCTATAGCTTCTCGAGCAGCTGCCTGTTCAACAGTTTCATCGTTCTCCCATCCTCCCTGCAATAGGAAGCGGTAAAATAATAAAATTTGTACATGAAAGTATAGTAACATTAACCTAACAGCTTTGTTATAATACATGCAGTTATTACAATGCATAAGTATCACTACATATGCTATCTGAAAACTAGGTGAATGACATATTCTGTCTAGACTCCACTGCGTTTCTCGCTTCTATAAAAAAAAAGGCCGAGGGGTCCTTCCTCTCAGGTCTCGCTCTTCTGATTAGACTCTCTTTATATGTGGTGACCAACTTTGCAAACAAGTTTTCAATAAGATTACAAGGACATGATAAAAAGAAACTGAATATTTCTTAGTAAGAACATGGTTTGTGCCCAGATCAGCCTCACAACTTTTAGTAGCACCAAGATAATAGGCTTTATTTGGAGGGTTGCCAATTCTTGTCATGCCCATGGCTGTTTGGCCATTTCCTATAAACATTCTTGCAAACACTTGGCCAAACTTGGGCTATCCAGAATTTAGGTAGGGATGACTCGTCCATCAACCAAACACACTATTCACACCAACATCTCATAATTTCATCTCAATTTGTCTCAAATGAGTAAATAAACATACAATGCAAGGGAAAACAAGTTGAAGCTAATTAAGATACCAAACTTTGTTGCCTGCAGCACACCATTAGAAAAATAACTCTTTTCAAATAAAATCAGACAGGGAGGACTGCGATAAATACCTTTGGGAACAATAGCCCTGGTCCGCTTTGGGAGTTTATCATGAGAACTTCAACAACTTTGTTCTGTTCATCACCAGAAGTTTCATCATTATTAGCTCTGTACCTAAATGGTATGCACCTGGAAAAAGCGAATTTACTCAGGCAAATACACAAATAATCAACTACGCAAAAGCAGCACAAAGTAATTGTTAAGCCCCCGTTAATTACGAAGATTTATATCAAATCATGCGCAAAGAGGAAGCAGGTCATCTGACGGTAATTGCAAGGGAAAAAAAGATTGTAATGTGGAGCTATGTGTTAAGGCGGAACTTATGGGATAGTAAACTACGACACAGCTTTACATACAAGAAAAAGGTGCTATTTGAGATATATGGAAGGTAGAAGGTCAGGCATATTCACGGAAGTACTTTCTAGCAAGCTTTGTCAAACTAAAAAAATCATTGTATTTGCAGCTTCCAGACCTGTGCTTCAACCAGCGGAAACAGACATGTTGTATGAGTAATTAAAAGGGAGAACTAAAGTGCTAAGAAGTCAATCTAAGGGTAATATACAGAACGGTAGATGTTGCCAAAAAAGATTAACATCTCTGGATTATGTTAACACCTCTTCATATATACTATGTAATGAAACTTTGTGGTGTTTTGATCCCCCTTGTCATAGAAGGCGCATTTCCTAGAGAAGTTTACATGTCCATATGTCATATACCCTCCCTAGAACTTCATTTTCGCAGACATGAGCTAATGCTATTCTTCCTTACGAACATGAATAATGAGCAGAAAGTTGCGATGTAAATCCATAGAGTTGCCGCAAGCAACATGAAGAGTCTAATCTAGCTTAGAAAGCCGACACTGAACTAGGAGCGGTAACCTATCAGGAACAAACACCTGGGCTCCTTTGTGGGTTGTGGCCTTGTGTCACCAGAAAATACACAACAAAATCTATACGCAAGGAAAACAAACAATTCATAATACCGTCGCTATCATCAGCAGATGCTACAGCTAAGATACCGTGCTAACATCTCAACCCAGAGAAGACTAAACTGCCTATGGATAATTTTGATTAATAGGAAGATATGCAGACAGCAGCAAGCAGCAATCCAGCCCCGGACTGCAGACGCATCAACAGGCCACACACACACACGTACCTAGCGAGATTCAAGACATCCATCCGGTTGGAACCAATTGCACAATCTCATGCGAGGGTAAAAACTATGCGACCTTCCGTGGCGGCATTAGGTTAGGTCAAGATAGGAGGTGTCCCTCGCCCCAATCTAACCCAATGAAATCAGGGGGGACGGAAGTTGAAAGCATGAGGGAGGGATTGGGAGAAGCAAGAATCCGGTGAGGCGGACCCCCGTACCCGGCCACGAGCCTCCGGCCGTCCTCGTAGCGCTGCTGGTGCCGGCCCGTGCGGGCCACCAGGTCGCACATGCCGGCCTGCCCTGCtgctccgccgccgcccgcccgctGGTCCTGCGCGCCGTGTCGCCGGCCGGCCGGGGGTGGGGAGGGGTCGGGGTCGGGCGGTGCGCGGGGAGCAATGCGgcgggggagggagggagagggggAGGCGGAGAGATTTGTGCGGGGAGATTGGAGGAGATTGGAGGTCGGAAATTTCCTTTCCTTGCCGTGAGGGCAAGCCGCCCGCTGttcctttttttcctttatttttttTTTCTCCGTGGACTGTGGCTTATTTTTCTGGGCCGCTCGGAGAGGAGCTGCCCGTCTCGGCTTTTGGTTTTGGGTTGGGTGGGCAGGCTGCCGTGCTGCCGAGATCGTTTTGGGTTTCTTCTCCTTTTTGATAAAGGGTAAGCTTTCTCATtgccttttttgtttgttttatCGGGAATTGGCTGCTATAATTAGGTTTTTTAATAATTGTTGATTGATTTGAGTTTCCTTTTGTTTGGCATGCCCACTTGTAAATTATTAAACATTAAGTCATGGACCGGCCATGTCGATCGAAGCAAAACTTGTATCGTACTACAACTCTTGTCTCGGTCGATAATCTAAGTACGGATGATCGATTTGCTTGTCGACGATGGAGTATCACATGTGTAAATTAGTATTTTTTGTTTCTCATGTTACAAAACGGAATCGTAAGCAGAGCTTATAGGTCTCACACTGTAATATTTACTACATTAATATTTGTTTAAGAGGGGTCCAAGCAAAAGGAGTCATGGAATTGAAGGCAACACAAGGTGAGTTAGAGACAAATAATGGCCACTACGACATGATATATATTTTTATGAGGCATCGCGCTTATGTGTGTCCTAAAACATATGTTATCTGGTAGCGATAGTCACAATTAGAAGCGGAATGGATATTAACCGAACAAAGGTATGTATAAATATTATTTTTAGCAAAACCAAAGTATGAGCAATCAGTGGTGGAGATAGGACTAGGAGCCCCTTCTAAGATCCAAAAACGTTTTGTGCTAAAGGTTACATATCCCCACCCCTCGCGTCCGCTCGACCCGCGATAAGGACAGTGGTTAAACTGGACCTTCCCTATGACACCAACTGACGCCATATGTTTAACAAAGATGGAACCTGGAAAACTCCACCAAACATCGCCGCCATTGCATGCATTCATCACTTCCAAAGGCGTCAGATTTAGCTTGGGCCTGTTACATCCCAATCAAGCCGCTAGAGCAAGATCATTGCCCATGAAAATTGCTTATGACATAGAAAGCGAGTCAACATGTTAAAGATAACTACATGAGCCATCAACAAAACCCCCATGGTTATCTCGAAGCACCGTGGAAGTGGTTGCAGATTGGACAATAGCTTGAAAAGAAGCGTCCACATTCAGCTGAACTACATATTGAAGAGGGGATGGGACCACTTTGCCGTACTTGGACTTGTACTACATGTACTTGGACTTGTACTACATGAGTCTTCATGAAATTTACAGTTAGTACCAAGATAGACTTAGCACATATTTTCACCGGAGTCCGGCGGAACCTATTCGCCATGGGTTGTTTGTCTCTACACCCACCAAAGATGCCAATAAGTAATGATGATCAACTCTTGAATGCCCATTTGAGGCATCTTTGGCATAGTTCGAGCTATATATTATAGTAGTGTTTCTAAAATTGTCGGTTCCGATCTGTCCTTCATTTACAACAGACTCGGGTCTTAGTTCTTCCCATATTCCCTTGATCACCGGAAGGACATGGTGGATGTCCTCGGCAACTAGGGTGTTGATTGGGCATTGACTAGAATCACTGATGTGTCTATTAACTAAGATCTGACTTTATAGGATATGATCCATGAAAAGAGATCCAAAGGAACATTTTCACCTTACTATGTATATTAAACTTCCGTGTCATTTTCCACAATAGATTAGACGCCCATAAGGTGATGCAATATTTGTAGTAGCGTAGAACGACCACCAAAATGGTGTTTACACTCAATGTGATATGCTATTTTGACCATGAAAAAATCATGTTTTGGTGTAGTTCCATGGACCCTACACTTAGTGGTATTTGGGACCGTTCCAACGAGACCCTACCCTTAGTGGTATTTAGGACAGTGGCGGACCTTGACCATAAATTTAGGCGGGGCCAAGAGACATTAGTCACAAACTGAGGGGGCTAACTTGAAATATTTTATGTTTTGTATGATAAAAATTGGTAAATTCCAAGTGATGTTATGCAAATTTTCTTTGAGTTGGAGGGAGGGGCATGGCTCTTTCGGCCTCCACTAAGGTCCTCCTATGTTTGGGAGACGCGGTCCGCATCTACCTTGTAGATAATACTAATCGAATCAAATTCTCGTCACATTGTTCCGTAGGGAGATCGATAAGATCTTCAACCTTTATGTACCGTCCCTCGGCCCAAAAGATTCCCATCCTGACACTCCTTTGCTCTCTACTCTAATCTTAACTATCCAAATAACCCTATTGACGCTACATACCCCTTCGTTCACAAATCTCAAGAGACGAGACAATAGGGTATTCTGCCTCTTGTTGGTGGCGCTGCCAATTTGCCTCACCTCATGTGGCCTCAGATCCATGTTTTCACGTTTTCAATTTGGTTAGAGTTTGTATCATATTTAGCAAGGTGTGACGGAGGCGGCTCCCTGAAGATGGAACAAACTCCTCCCCATCTAGCCCTGTCCCGACGGTGCATCTAGTGTCGTCGGAGGTCGTGTGGAGGTGTGTCTCCAATGAATCTGGCTGGTTTTGGGCGCTGTTCCTTTCGATCTATATTTCTCTTCATCGGCGGTTGTTGCGGCTCTCGTGCACGATGACTTTTCGTCtgcctactacaacaagctctacaatgACAAGCTTTGCCCGAGCCCGACTCTAGTGAGGGAGGGGCGAGGACATCGGCGCACTTTCGGTTTGCTCGAGTGCTTGTAGTGGTTGTCCAAAAACTTGTTTGGAATTTTATTACTTTTAAATTTTCTTATACTACTATTGAAGATTATTATACATGTAGATCGGTGAACTTTTAGTAAAAAGAAACTTTGCTATCTTTATTTACTAAACATAGTACAATTAAAGACGCTGACGCATACACGCGTACAGTCACCGGACCATGGCCACGCCAGGCCCTTCCAGAGGACTGCACGACCCACACCACATTACCGCGGCCCTCCTACTGGCATAGAGCATAGCCCACCCAGCCTTAGCCCACGAGGCCACGAGCGACTTGTCAATTACGGCAGCTAACCAAGCCGGCCGGGCAGCCGTGACGATTGACGAAGTGCATGAGCTATGTGGAGCCCACTTCCGTCCTAAAAAAACATGTATAGCCCACTTTCACTTTCGTTAATTAACCGAAGATGAATAATATGagagaaaataaaaatgaaaGTTATGTTGAGAAACGTGGGAATTTTAGTTTCGCTAAGCGAACACATAGGCAATCAAGGGATCTTCAAGTGTACGGtgaataaaaattcaaaaaaattaccaCCACGTAGCAAAGTTATCAAGACCGCACGTAACTTCTCTGTAAGAGTGATAGGGGCAACATTAAGTTATTGGTCCCACATCTTAAGTTCGTAGTTCCACCACGTCACTGCCCTCCAGAAAGCTATAAGTAGATCCATTTGTTGTCAACATCTCACGTATAAATCAATAAGATTTTCCTTTAATCTTCTCTCCTTTCAAATCACAAATAAAAAATTCAAgacgagcttaatcatgagcaactTAATGGAGTTGTTAGCATAAAATTACTACATTGCTAACTAAATTTATCAAATGATACCACTTTGTGTTCTCGAGGGAAAAGTACcacatttttatatttttttgcaatttttttttgaattgaaCGTGAATTCATGGCAATTCCAAACAGGGGGACCAACCTGTAAGGGTGATGTGGCATAGCCCCACATGTGTGACCAATTTTTTAAACAAATAATAGAACctaaaaaaagcaaaagaaatgcTCCTTCGTTGCCACCGCCCCTACTGCGCGTAGTTCGTCGTCAGCCTGGTTCGTCGTGCCACCGCCCGTGATCACGCTCGTCTCCTCCGCCTACGGTCACGTACACCACCGCCGCATAAGCCCGCTAAAAGATGGCTCTAGCTGGCTATATCTCATGTACTCCGTACCTTTTTTCGCATTCTGCAGCAATAGGTTACAGCCGCTATTAAAACCTTGGATTTTGTGCTGACAACTCAACTTAACGGGAACCTGAGGCTGTCGGAGAGGGAGAAAGTTGTAGAATTCTCCCACCGTCTCCAAACACGTACTCACTCATGTCATGATTGTGTGCAAGTCTGGATTACGATGCGCTAATCCGTCGGCGACCCTTTCTCATCAGTCATCAGCTTCTGGTCGTCGCTCTACGTGTTCATCATCCGGCGACGTACGTGAAGGGCAGAAGCAATCTCAAAATAATACTCCAACTACTAATCACATCGTTTTCCCCATTCAATTCCGTCACATCCTACAGCCAACAGCGCGGCAGCTGCCCGCGTCTTTTTCCCAGGCAGATCATGGGCATCTCGCGTGGGCTCATCACGGTTTTAATTTAGTTTCGATCGGCTTGCTTGCTGGTCCATGCACGGAAGCTAGCTGCTGTTGCCTGTGGGATCGTTGAATTTTGCCTGGCtagctccttcttcctcctccagccctCATCTTTCCTCTTGGCCACTGCGGCAGCAGATTGATCTATGTCAATGCCGTGGGCGCTGACCGTGTCCGTCGTGGACAAGGTCTGGGAGGTCCTCGCCGTGTGGGTGACATCGTGTCTCGGCGCCGCCCTCGCCGTGGCCCGCGCCCTGCGGACCGGGGACGTCGTGCTCGTCGGAGCCTTCCATGCCGGCATCTGACGGGCTCGATCGGTCGGGTCATCGACATCTCCCTCCCGCTGTCCTGCTGCCTGTATCCCCTTCTTACGTACAGAGGTAAGGTAGGTGACCTCCTCTGAACTTCAGTCAGAATCTTGCTAGTCCTCCGTGCTGGaattttgtttcttagttctcgTCTGCAATGAACTAGTTTCTGCAAAACTCTGTTCCCTTTGGCTATAGATGCCCCAACCTTGATCTGCTCTTGATGCTGTTAATTGATTTTTTTTCTAGCTAGTTACTCCCTCTGTTCACTAATATAAGATTATTTAGATATTTATCAAATGGTCTAGATACAAATCAAAATAACTGAATCTATACACTAAAAGTATACTTGATACAAATAAAAATGAGTGAACCAACAAAAAAGCTTAAACACGGAGGGAATACTTAACACCGCTGAATTTGGTCTGCTCGCCCGTGTTGCAGGCGGATCGCTTCCATCGCTGCTGCGGCAGTTCTATTCGTCAGGTGGCTGCAACAACATCattcttttgttttattttgttttgcttagtttggtTTGTGCGTGGCTATTACATCACGCGCAATGTAACATTGGACATCTATATTTTTCCTTTTATACTTTCCCATCAATGTAAATAATAAAAGTCACAGTGAAATGATTTATTTATTTTCGCAAAGAATTTAGAGTGAAATGATTAGTTATCTGCACCAAGGTTTGCATTCTTTGCAAAGATTAGTCTCGCGGATCACTTTTTTTTTCTGTGACACTGTGCTTATATAGAGCTGCCTAGTTCTTCACTCGAACAACACGATCGCTTCCTAGACACAGTACTCCTGCAGAACTGCAAGCTATAACCACATTGGTGCTAGCTACATCGGAGATATGATTTGTCCCATGCACGGAAACACAATAAAGCTAAATAATACCAAGTGCACGAATCGTAAAAAACATGCACGTGGCCTCCCGTGCCAACTGGAAAATCGCTGTGTTAAAACCGAAATCTGAGACCAGAGCGGCCGTCCGACAACGGGTGTACGCGTAGATGGAGTCCGCGAACACGTAACGTAGAAGTCGGGGAGATGCCGGTGTGTGGCCAGCGATCGGCAGTAAACCGATAATGACCCAAGAGATACCGGAGACATGGATTGTAGCGTATAAAcctaaagttttttttttttgagggaataCGGCACTTTATTGATCATAGCAAATCATAATACAAAGTCTTCCGGATACACTCCGGGGTAAAGTTTCTAAAGGTATAAGAAATAAAACTCTCCGCTAAGCGGGCTAAGATAAAGTTGGGGTTCACGCCCGAGGCTATGATTTACTCCATTATTCCAAATTTATTATGTTGTTTTGTTTGTTCATCGATTTGACATACAAAATAGAAGAAAGTCAACTTTTGGTCCTTGAATTCTAGTGAAAGCACTTTTGATCCTAGAACTTTCCTTTAGTTCAAAATGAATCTTAAACTCTTAGAATCGTTCACTTTTAATTCTTATATCCCGGTTGAGCCCGGTAAAAACCTGGCATAGGTGGCAAAAGTTTCAAGGCAACAACACAAGAGCAGAAGCAGGAAGATGCTGATAGACAAATCAAGCGGGACATTGTGACCGTTGAGGGAGCTAATCCCCCTTCCTCCCTCTCTCTCATCTACAGTACattgagagtcttctctctctcctGGGAGCTCCTTCAACTCAACTCaactccggcgccgccgccgtctggagaagagaaggaggggCTGCCCGTCGTGTGTATAATAGGAGTAGTTTTGGCGGTCTACCATTAGTGGGCTCTATGCCCAGTAGATGGAGCGGATCTTAGGATTTCTCCAGCCAAACCCTTAGTTTTCTAGGGTTCTTCCTTCTGCTTCTTTTGCTCCTATGGTTGGAGCACGATGCAGACGGATTGAGCGTCGCTTCCCCAAATAAACTAGAGGCTGATggtcaccttgtggtgagaaactACATCGCTGTGAAGCTtctcctggccggccatggtggcgagggggAGAGGTGGTGCGGCGTGGACTACTGTGTGTTGAAGCTTGTCCCGGCCAGCCGTGGAGGCGAGGGGGAAAAGCAAAGCGGCTTATCTCTTTCTTCACCGACAAGGTGGTGGTTCGTGGCTGTGCTGTCCTTGGATGCGGCCTTTCCCCTCTATTTTGGTAGCCATAGTGGTGACCAAGATTTGGTCGGGGTAGGATCTGGAGGCAGTGCAGAAGAAGGTGAAGCTTCTCACGCAGAAGTTCCCAAGCGACGACAACCGTTGCCGCCGCTATTTTTGGCCGACGGGGCCGCTCCGCACCTGCTGAGTTGCTACTTAGAGGATTTCTCTTCCTCCAGTGTTGGAGGATCTCCTGGCTTCAGCACGACATATATCACCGCCTCCTCACCAAGTGGTTTCATCCCTAGAGTGGAGAAGGTGGCCGTCGctgcaaggtcaacaatggcgtcGGCAGAGAAGGACTTGGTCGTGTTTGCAGATTTTCCACGAGGTCCTTTTTGCAAAAGCAATGATTGTCTTGTAATTTATATTTTCTTTCGAGCCCTACTTGTATATGTAACCTACCGAGTTAATGAAACTTCGGGTCCTCTAGACCCTTCTCCCGTTAAAAAAAAGCGGGACATCGTGGCTCGACGATTCAAGTGAattgagagagagatagagagagagaggttcAAGGAAACAAGGGTTTCAATATTTTGCATTGAGATAATGGGTTCAACATCTTAGCTAGCTTGGGCTTGGTTTGGCTCAAAACCAATTTGGTTGGTTGGGTGTTATTCTTGCCACATCAACGATTTTCTCAACTCAACAGAAAAAAAGTGAACTAAGCTAAGAGTTCAAGGTCCAttctaaactaaaaaaaaattaaaatgaaAAGTGAACTTTCCCCAAAGTTTAAGGGAAAAAGTGGACTTTCTTCAACAAAAACATGTCCACGAAAGGTCTACCAAAATTCACACCATGGGGAAGCCTTTAATGATATAAATTACTTTGGAACAACATTTACATATTGCTGACTAATTGTTGGTCAAAATGAACCTTAAAATAGAGTAGGGATCTTGgataagtgactaaactttgttTAGTGCCGCTTAAATTTATGCAAAATAGATAGGAAAGAACACAAAAGCACTTCATATATATTGCGTTTTAAAAATCTACAGTGTGTATGTGAAGTGACTATATTTTGTATCATGTGCATAGCGCACGAGACATGTACATGTGAGTGTTGAACCACAATATTTTGCCATGCAAAGGCCCAACAAATAAGAAATGCAAATAATTCGAGTAAGTACATGTATACACCTTATAAACTCTAGACGCTTCTATTAGATTAATATTATGGATATGATATACAAGCATGGACTCTAAACGGTAAAAACTCTTGTCTATATATTTGTTTTGTTGCACACTCTAGCCAGCTCTCTACAAGGATATATAGGATACAAACTTGGAGACGGATACATACATATTGTATAATTCATGAGTAGAGGCATGTGATTTTCTATTTTTACGCATGTCTAGGGGTCTATTTCATAAATGTATTTAGGAGAAGAATATTTGAGCCTCTTTTATAAAAGCGAAAACAACACATGAGATCTAAAAAGTATATACATGTACATATTCAATTATCATTATCATTTTATCCATGATAGACAAAAGGTATCTATGGATTTTCTGTAAACATCAAGTATATACATGTACATACGCTTATTAAAATGGAGTTGTTTTTCCCTTGGAGCCTACAAATTGACACACATTTCGTGATAACATGTCCATATGTATTCATGGATTTTCTCAAAACACAATAATTCTTGTAAAGTACCGTCTAAATGACCCTTGACCCAAATTGCCATTATGAGAAAGTAAGGCTACATCACA
It includes:
- the LOC127292235 gene encoding nudix hydrolase 16, mitochondrial isoform X1 produces the protein MCDLVARTGRHQQRYEDGRRLVAGCIPFRYRANNDETSGDEQNKVVEVLMINSQSGPGLLFPKGGWENDETVEQAAAREAIEEAGVRGDIVQFLGFYDFKSKTHQDACCPEGMCRAAVFALHVKEELTSWPEQSTRRRTWLTLPEATSQCRYQWMQEALITGFSDWHDKWSKGGGGGGGGPV
- the LOC127292235 gene encoding nudix hydrolase 16, mitochondrial isoform X2, whose translation is MDVLNLARCIPFRYRANNDETSGDEQNKVVEVLMINSQSGPGLLFPKGGWENDETVEQAAAREAIEEAGVRGDIVQFLGFYDFKSKTHQDACCPEGMCRAAVFALHVKEELTSWPEQSTRRRTWLTLPEATSQCRYQWMQEALITGFSDWHDKWSKGGGGGGGGPV